The following is a genomic window from bacterium.
GCGAGAACAGGATTTTTGTTAAAGAAGGGCTCAGAAAACTTCCTTTCACATCAATAAAAGGTTTAAATTATCTTCTTGATTTTTATAGGCTTAAACCAACTCCTACAATTAGAGATATTGTTATGAGGCTTAACCCTAAACTTAACTCTCCTGGGAGATTAGGAAAACCTGAGATTGTTTTAGAGTTGCTTCTTGAAAACGATATTTCTCTTATAGAAAAGATTGCTAATGAAATTGATGCAAATGATAGAGAAAGGTATAGGGCTATAACAAAAATTATGAAAACAATTGAGAATTGTGACGATATTGAAAAAGGTTTTATAATTTCTGACGATGATTATAGAGGGTTAAGCGGTATAATTGCATCTCGGTTAGCAGGGAAATTTGAAAGACCTTTTGTAGTCTGTTATAAGAAAGATGATTTTATAAGAGGGTCTATCCGAACACCCGATGGGTATCTACTCCATAGTTTAAAATCAAATATAGAAGAGTTTATGGACGAAATTGGAGGTCATAGTCAAGCTGTTGGGTTTAAGTGTTCTTCCACCAAAATTGATATTGTTAAGGATATCTGGGATTCAACAGAATGGCACTTCCACATAAATAAACAATATGACTGTGAACTTGATATTGACAAACTAACGCCTTCTCTAATAGAAGATATCTTTACATACCTTGAACCTTTTGGGAAAGGTAATCCTCTACCTATCTTTTTATGTCGGAATATTACAATTAAAACAATAAGAGCTGATGAACCCAATACAAAAAAATGTTGGGTAAAAAATAAGAACTCTTTTTTTGAAGCAACCCTACCAGAAAAAATTAATATTCCTCAACCAGACGAATTGTCTGATATCTACTATACGCCTTACGTTAGAAGTTTTAACGGTTTATACCGAATTATCTTAAAAATCTCTAATTTAACAACTTATTCTTCCGGTTCAGTCGATTGCTGAGGAGCAGAAGGTCGTTTAACTTTACCTGTTTTTATGCAAGAAGTGCATATATTTATTCTTCTTCTTACGCCTTTTATCTCAGTTAGCATTCTTTGAATATTCGGTTTCCAAGTTCTTCTTGATTTTCTATTTGAATGGCTTACTTTATTTCCTGTACTTGTTTTTTTTCCACAAATTTCACAAACCTTTCCCATTACTTCCTCCTATTAAACTATCTTTAAAACGGAAAGCCCTATTTGTTGAGCCTCA
Proteins encoded in this region:
- a CDS encoding DHH family phosphoesterase; this translates as MIKQQIPPIIKEILLARGFESETDMVKFLFSGIPSLTDPFSIPVLKNACDTLKKTILNGEKVFVFGDGDVDGICGVFLILSFFRDLGIKIPFYLTHRLEDNYEIPTSLISELKENGFSTLITVDCGISSVEALKKAEQLGLKCIILDHHIMEFPDKLPKSHIYVNPNCIKWNKDFSYLSGTGVVFKFITGMEQLMSGLREKRISKMYEIPCLAALADIVPLVGENRIFVKEGLRKLPFTSIKGLNYLLDFYRLKPTPTIRDIVMRLNPKLNSPGRLGKPEIVLELLLENDISLIEKIANEIDANDRERYRAITKIMKTIENCDDIEKGFIISDDDYRGLSGIIASRLAGKFERPFVVCYKKDDFIRGSIRTPDGYLLHSLKSNIEEFMDEIGGHSQAVGFKCSSTKIDIVKDIWDSTEWHFHINKQYDCELDIDKLTPSLIEDIFTYLEPFGKGNPLPIFLCRNITIKTIRADEPNTKKCWVKNKNSFFEATLPEKINIPQPDELSDIYYTPYVRSFNGLYRIILKISNLTTYSSGSVDC
- the rpmB gene encoding 50S ribosomal protein L28; its protein translation is MGKVCEICGKKTSTGNKVSHSNRKSRRTWKPNIQRMLTEIKGVRRRINICTSCIKTGKVKRPSAPQQSTEPEE